A single window of Betta splendens chromosome 11, fBetSpl5.4, whole genome shotgun sequence DNA harbors:
- the creb5a gene encoding cyclic AMP-responsive element-binding protein 5 isoform X4 — MAPDSKGGTFLASCLGEVPSPGGRLVCDMNDKQDRPYVCGAPGCSQSFHLEEHLIVHSHKHEMTLKFPSIKMDTAFTDQTPTPTRFLQNCEEVGLFKEIEEEFLQEQEEEEKSKQTLSHNGPGSCMNHHQLKPQLPLQHPPQPQHPLHLPQTQPLQHPQSQGPIMGPSCSLAAQHSLSSSQAGSVITQASSGPVPGPPSSLLHMRNRHRQPLPASLPGTLPDPAMQGASAQHMPIEKQMPCVMGIPGPVHSPSCSTAQLLGSSHGRQLRQPVNAPHAQAHQSPPSHLHRASPPAPPLPVPAQLSPVAQQMQPSQSPHSQHAMQASSGCGGGGGGGRRRRTSEQDPDERRQKFLERNRAAATRCRQKRKLWVSSLEKKAEELTHTNLQLQNEVTSLRSEVGQLKQILLTHKDCPVTARQRKAEGYPTAGVSPGGSPTPACPGSHLQAIQHNSISTSTAGGDTGHDPQSGQ, encoded by the exons ATGGCACCAGACAGTAAAGGGGGGACGTTTTTGGCTAGCTGTCTCGGTGAAGTCCCATCACCCGGCGGACG GCTTGTGTGTGACATGAATGACAAACAGGACAGGCCATATGTGTGCGGCGCCCCGGGCTGCTCTCAG AGCTTCCACCTGGAGGAGCATCTGATCGTCCACAGCCACAAGCATGAGATGACGCTCAAGTTCCCCTCCATCAAGATGGACACGGCTTTTACAG ACCAGACTCCAACACCAACAAGATTTTTGCAGAACTGTGAAGAGGTCGGTCTGTTTAAGGAGATAGAGGAAGAGTTTCTTCAAGagcaagaggaagaagaaaaaagcaaacag ACGCTTTCCCATAACGGGCCTGGGTCCTGTATGAACCATCACCAGCTCAAACCCCAGCTTCCGCTCCAACACCCACCCCAGCCCCAGCACCCGCTGCACCTCCCCCAGACCCAGCCCCTGCAGCATCCCCAGTCCCAGGGCCCGATTATGGGGCCAAGCTGCAGTCTGGCCGCCCAGcactctctgtcctcctcccagGCTGGATCAGTCATCACGCAGGCTTCCTCAGG GCCAGTACCCGGGccgccgtcctccctcctccacatgcggaacagacacagacaaccgCTGCCAGCCTCCTTACCTGGCACCCTGCCAGACCCCGCCATGCAAGGGGCATCTGCGCAGCACATGCCT ATAGAAAAGCAGATGCCGTGTGTGATGGGTATACCAGGTCCTGTACACAGCCcctcctgctccacagctcAG CTCCTGGGAAGCTCCCACGGCCGCCAGCTTCGCCAGCCAGTGAACGCGCCGCACGCTCAGGCTCACCAGTCGCCACCGTCCCACCTGCACCGGGCCTCCCCTCCTGCACCCCCTCTACCTGTGCCCGCACAG ttgTCACCTGTTGCGCAGCAGATGCAGCCCTCCCAGTCGCCACATTCCCAGCATGCAATGCAGGCGAGcagcggctgcggcggcgggGGGGGCGGAGGCCGCCGCAGGAGGACGTCCGAGCAGGACCCCGACGAGCGCAGGCAGAAGTTCCTGGAGCGCAACCGGGCCGCCGCCACCCGGTGCCGCCAGAAGCGGAAGCTGTGGGTGTCGTCGCTGGAGAAGAAGGCGGAGGAGCTGACGCACACGAACCTGCAGCTACAG AACGAGGTGACGTCGTTGAGGTCAGAGGTGGGTCAGCTGAAGCAGATTCTGCTCACACACAAGGACTGTCCGGTCACCGCCCGGCAGAGAAAGGCGGAGGGGTACCCCA CTGCAGGGGTGAGTCCGGGAGGAAGTCCCACCCCTGCATGTCCAGGGTCTCATCTGCAGGCCATCCAACACAACAGCATCTCCACCTCGACAGCTGGAGGTGACACAGGGCACGACCCCCAGTCCGGACAATAG
- the creb5a gene encoding cyclic AMP-responsive element-binding protein 5 isoform X2, whose protein sequence is MNDKQDRPYVCGAPGCSQSFHLEEHLIVHSHKHEMTLKFPSIKMDTAFTDQTPTPTRFLQNCEEVGLFKEIEEEFLQEQEEEEKSKQTLSHNGPGSCMNHHQLKPQLPLQHPPQPQHPLHLPQTQPLQHPQSQGPIMGPSCSLAAQHSLSSSQAGSVITQASSGPVPGPPSSLLHMRNRHRQPLPASLPGTLPDPAMQGASAQHMPIEKQMPCVMGIPGPVHSPSCSTAQRSKQTLGHHFQQHHPGMVAINNPVTSMGHVMDMMSQRHQAPPLQHPHHPHHHHPHHPQLAAPPLTYHQRCHAPPPQLLGSSHGRQLRQPVNAPHAQAHQSPPSHLHRASPPAPPLPVPAQLSPVAQQMQPSQSPHSQHAMQASSGCGGGGGGGRRRRTSEQDPDERRQKFLERNRAAATRCRQKRKLWVSSLEKKAEELTHTNLQLQNEVTSLRSEVGQLKQILLTHKDCPVTARQRKAEGYPTAGVSPGGSPTPACPGSHLQAIQHNSISTSTAGGDTGHDPQSGQ, encoded by the exons ATGAATGACAAACAGGACAGGCCATATGTGTGCGGCGCCCCGGGCTGCTCTCAG AGCTTCCACCTGGAGGAGCATCTGATCGTCCACAGCCACAAGCATGAGATGACGCTCAAGTTCCCCTCCATCAAGATGGACACGGCTTTTACAG ACCAGACTCCAACACCAACAAGATTTTTGCAGAACTGTGAAGAGGTCGGTCTGTTTAAGGAGATAGAGGAAGAGTTTCTTCAAGagcaagaggaagaagaaaaaagcaaacag ACGCTTTCCCATAACGGGCCTGGGTCCTGTATGAACCATCACCAGCTCAAACCCCAGCTTCCGCTCCAACACCCACCCCAGCCCCAGCACCCGCTGCACCTCCCCCAGACCCAGCCCCTGCAGCATCCCCAGTCCCAGGGCCCGATTATGGGGCCAAGCTGCAGTCTGGCCGCCCAGcactctctgtcctcctcccagGCTGGATCAGTCATCACGCAGGCTTCCTCAGG GCCAGTACCCGGGccgccgtcctccctcctccacatgcggaacagacacagacaaccgCTGCCAGCCTCCTTACCTGGCACCCTGCCAGACCCCGCCATGCAAGGGGCATCTGCGCAGCACATGCCT ATAGAAAAGCAGATGCCGTGTGTGATGGGTATACCAGGTCCTGTACACAGCCcctcctgctccacagctcAG AGATCCAAACAGACACTGGGCCATCATTTCCAACAGCACCATCCAGGGATGGTCGCCATCAACAACCCTGTTACATCCATGGGTCATGTGATGGACATGATGTCACAACGTCATCAGGCGCCTCCGCTCCAACATCCCCACCAtcctcaccatcatcatcctcatcatccacaGCTTGCAGCTCCACCCCTCACTTACCACCAACGATGCCATGCCCCTCCCCCACAGCTCCTGGGAAGCTCCCACGGCCGCCAGCTTCGCCAGCCAGTGAACGCGCCGCACGCTCAGGCTCACCAGTCGCCACCGTCCCACCTGCACCGGGCCTCCCCTCCTGCACCCCCTCTACCTGTGCCCGCACAG ttgTCACCTGTTGCGCAGCAGATGCAGCCCTCCCAGTCGCCACATTCCCAGCATGCAATGCAGGCGAGcagcggctgcggcggcgggGGGGGCGGAGGCCGCCGCAGGAGGACGTCCGAGCAGGACCCCGACGAGCGCAGGCAGAAGTTCCTGGAGCGCAACCGGGCCGCCGCCACCCGGTGCCGCCAGAAGCGGAAGCTGTGGGTGTCGTCGCTGGAGAAGAAGGCGGAGGAGCTGACGCACACGAACCTGCAGCTACAG AACGAGGTGACGTCGTTGAGGTCAGAGGTGGGTCAGCTGAAGCAGATTCTGCTCACACACAAGGACTGTCCGGTCACCGCCCGGCAGAGAAAGGCGGAGGGGTACCCCA CTGCAGGGGTGAGTCCGGGAGGAAGTCCCACCCCTGCATGTCCAGGGTCTCATCTGCAGGCCATCCAACACAACAGCATCTCCACCTCGACAGCTGGAGGTGACACAGGGCACGACCCCCAGTCCGGACAATAG
- the creb5a gene encoding cyclic AMP-responsive element-binding protein 5 isoform X3 gives MAPDSKGGTFLASCLGEVPSPGGRLVCDMNDKQDRPYVCGAPGCSQSFHLEEHLIVHSHKHEMTLKFPSIKMDTAFTDQTPTPTRFLQNCEEVGLFKEIEEEFLQEQEEEEKSKQTLSHNGPGSCMNHHQLKPQLPLQHPPQPQHPLHLPQTQPLQHPQSQGPIMGPSCSLAAQHSLSSSQAGSVITQASSGPVPGPPSSLLHMRNRHRQPLPASLPGTLPDPAMQGASAQHMPIEKQMPCVMGIPGPVHSPSCSTAQLAAPPLTYHQRCHAPPPQLLGSSHGRQLRQPVNAPHAQAHQSPPSHLHRASPPAPPLPVPAQLSPVAQQMQPSQSPHSQHAMQASSGCGGGGGGGRRRRTSEQDPDERRQKFLERNRAAATRCRQKRKLWVSSLEKKAEELTHTNLQLQNEVTSLRSEVGQLKQILLTHKDCPVTARQRKAEGYPTAGVSPGGSPTPACPGSHLQAIQHNSISTSTAGGDTGHDPQSGQ, from the exons ATGGCACCAGACAGTAAAGGGGGGACGTTTTTGGCTAGCTGTCTCGGTGAAGTCCCATCACCCGGCGGACG GCTTGTGTGTGACATGAATGACAAACAGGACAGGCCATATGTGTGCGGCGCCCCGGGCTGCTCTCAG AGCTTCCACCTGGAGGAGCATCTGATCGTCCACAGCCACAAGCATGAGATGACGCTCAAGTTCCCCTCCATCAAGATGGACACGGCTTTTACAG ACCAGACTCCAACACCAACAAGATTTTTGCAGAACTGTGAAGAGGTCGGTCTGTTTAAGGAGATAGAGGAAGAGTTTCTTCAAGagcaagaggaagaagaaaaaagcaaacag ACGCTTTCCCATAACGGGCCTGGGTCCTGTATGAACCATCACCAGCTCAAACCCCAGCTTCCGCTCCAACACCCACCCCAGCCCCAGCACCCGCTGCACCTCCCCCAGACCCAGCCCCTGCAGCATCCCCAGTCCCAGGGCCCGATTATGGGGCCAAGCTGCAGTCTGGCCGCCCAGcactctctgtcctcctcccagGCTGGATCAGTCATCACGCAGGCTTCCTCAGG GCCAGTACCCGGGccgccgtcctccctcctccacatgcggaacagacacagacaaccgCTGCCAGCCTCCTTACCTGGCACCCTGCCAGACCCCGCCATGCAAGGGGCATCTGCGCAGCACATGCCT ATAGAAAAGCAGATGCCGTGTGTGATGGGTATACCAGGTCCTGTACACAGCCcctcctgctccacagctcAG CTTGCAGCTCCACCCCTCACTTACCACCAACGATGCCATGCCCCTCCCCCACAGCTCCTGGGAAGCTCCCACGGCCGCCAGCTTCGCCAGCCAGTGAACGCGCCGCACGCTCAGGCTCACCAGTCGCCACCGTCCCACCTGCACCGGGCCTCCCCTCCTGCACCCCCTCTACCTGTGCCCGCACAG ttgTCACCTGTTGCGCAGCAGATGCAGCCCTCCCAGTCGCCACATTCCCAGCATGCAATGCAGGCGAGcagcggctgcggcggcgggGGGGGCGGAGGCCGCCGCAGGAGGACGTCCGAGCAGGACCCCGACGAGCGCAGGCAGAAGTTCCTGGAGCGCAACCGGGCCGCCGCCACCCGGTGCCGCCAGAAGCGGAAGCTGTGGGTGTCGTCGCTGGAGAAGAAGGCGGAGGAGCTGACGCACACGAACCTGCAGCTACAG AACGAGGTGACGTCGTTGAGGTCAGAGGTGGGTCAGCTGAAGCAGATTCTGCTCACACACAAGGACTGTCCGGTCACCGCCCGGCAGAGAAAGGCGGAGGGGTACCCCA CTGCAGGGGTGAGTCCGGGAGGAAGTCCCACCCCTGCATGTCCAGGGTCTCATCTGCAGGCCATCCAACACAACAGCATCTCCACCTCGACAGCTGGAGGTGACACAGGGCACGACCCCCAGTCCGGACAATAG
- the creb5a gene encoding cyclic AMP-dependent transcription factor ATF-2 isoform X5, whose product MAPDSKGGTFLASCLGEVPSPGGRLVCDMNDKQDRPYVCGAPGCSQSFHLEEHLIVHSHKHEMTLKFPSIKMDTAFTDQTPTPTRFLQNCEEVGLFKEIEEEFLQEQEEEEKSKQTLSHNGPGSCMNHHQLKPQLPLQHPPQPQHPLHLPQTQPLQHPQSQGPIMGPSCSLAAQHSLSSSQAGSVITQASSGPVPGPPSSLLHMRNRHRQPLPASLPGTLPDPAMQGASAQHMPIEKQMPCVMGIPGPVHSPSCSTAQLSPVAQQMQPSQSPHSQHAMQASSGCGGGGGGGRRRRTSEQDPDERRQKFLERNRAAATRCRQKRKLWVSSLEKKAEELTHTNLQLQNEVTSLRSEVGQLKQILLTHKDCPVTARQRKAEGYPTAGVSPGGSPTPACPGSHLQAIQHNSISTSTAGGDTGHDPQSGQ is encoded by the exons ATGGCACCAGACAGTAAAGGGGGGACGTTTTTGGCTAGCTGTCTCGGTGAAGTCCCATCACCCGGCGGACG GCTTGTGTGTGACATGAATGACAAACAGGACAGGCCATATGTGTGCGGCGCCCCGGGCTGCTCTCAG AGCTTCCACCTGGAGGAGCATCTGATCGTCCACAGCCACAAGCATGAGATGACGCTCAAGTTCCCCTCCATCAAGATGGACACGGCTTTTACAG ACCAGACTCCAACACCAACAAGATTTTTGCAGAACTGTGAAGAGGTCGGTCTGTTTAAGGAGATAGAGGAAGAGTTTCTTCAAGagcaagaggaagaagaaaaaagcaaacag ACGCTTTCCCATAACGGGCCTGGGTCCTGTATGAACCATCACCAGCTCAAACCCCAGCTTCCGCTCCAACACCCACCCCAGCCCCAGCACCCGCTGCACCTCCCCCAGACCCAGCCCCTGCAGCATCCCCAGTCCCAGGGCCCGATTATGGGGCCAAGCTGCAGTCTGGCCGCCCAGcactctctgtcctcctcccagGCTGGATCAGTCATCACGCAGGCTTCCTCAGG GCCAGTACCCGGGccgccgtcctccctcctccacatgcggaacagacacagacaaccgCTGCCAGCCTCCTTACCTGGCACCCTGCCAGACCCCGCCATGCAAGGGGCATCTGCGCAGCACATGCCT ATAGAAAAGCAGATGCCGTGTGTGATGGGTATACCAGGTCCTGTACACAGCCcctcctgctccacagctcAG ttgTCACCTGTTGCGCAGCAGATGCAGCCCTCCCAGTCGCCACATTCCCAGCATGCAATGCAGGCGAGcagcggctgcggcggcgggGGGGGCGGAGGCCGCCGCAGGAGGACGTCCGAGCAGGACCCCGACGAGCGCAGGCAGAAGTTCCTGGAGCGCAACCGGGCCGCCGCCACCCGGTGCCGCCAGAAGCGGAAGCTGTGGGTGTCGTCGCTGGAGAAGAAGGCGGAGGAGCTGACGCACACGAACCTGCAGCTACAG AACGAGGTGACGTCGTTGAGGTCAGAGGTGGGTCAGCTGAAGCAGATTCTGCTCACACACAAGGACTGTCCGGTCACCGCCCGGCAGAGAAAGGCGGAGGGGTACCCCA CTGCAGGGGTGAGTCCGGGAGGAAGTCCCACCCCTGCATGTCCAGGGTCTCATCTGCAGGCCATCCAACACAACAGCATCTCCACCTCGACAGCTGGAGGTGACACAGGGCACGACCCCCAGTCCGGACAATAG
- the creb5a gene encoding cyclic AMP-responsive element-binding protein 5 isoform X1, which yields MAPDSKGGTFLASCLGEVPSPGGRLVCDMNDKQDRPYVCGAPGCSQSFHLEEHLIVHSHKHEMTLKFPSIKMDTAFTDQTPTPTRFLQNCEEVGLFKEIEEEFLQEQEEEEKSKQTLSHNGPGSCMNHHQLKPQLPLQHPPQPQHPLHLPQTQPLQHPQSQGPIMGPSCSLAAQHSLSSSQAGSVITQASSGPVPGPPSSLLHMRNRHRQPLPASLPGTLPDPAMQGASAQHMPIEKQMPCVMGIPGPVHSPSCSTAQRSKQTLGHHFQQHHPGMVAINNPVTSMGHVMDMMSQRHQAPPLQHPHHPHHHHPHHPQLAAPPLTYHQRCHAPPPQLLGSSHGRQLRQPVNAPHAQAHQSPPSHLHRASPPAPPLPVPAQLSPVAQQMQPSQSPHSQHAMQASSGCGGGGGGGRRRRTSEQDPDERRQKFLERNRAAATRCRQKRKLWVSSLEKKAEELTHTNLQLQNEVTSLRSEVGQLKQILLTHKDCPVTARQRKAEGYPTAGVSPGGSPTPACPGSHLQAIQHNSISTSTAGGDTGHDPQSGQ from the exons ATGGCACCAGACAGTAAAGGGGGGACGTTTTTGGCTAGCTGTCTCGGTGAAGTCCCATCACCCGGCGGACG GCTTGTGTGTGACATGAATGACAAACAGGACAGGCCATATGTGTGCGGCGCCCCGGGCTGCTCTCAG AGCTTCCACCTGGAGGAGCATCTGATCGTCCACAGCCACAAGCATGAGATGACGCTCAAGTTCCCCTCCATCAAGATGGACACGGCTTTTACAG ACCAGACTCCAACACCAACAAGATTTTTGCAGAACTGTGAAGAGGTCGGTCTGTTTAAGGAGATAGAGGAAGAGTTTCTTCAAGagcaagaggaagaagaaaaaagcaaacag ACGCTTTCCCATAACGGGCCTGGGTCCTGTATGAACCATCACCAGCTCAAACCCCAGCTTCCGCTCCAACACCCACCCCAGCCCCAGCACCCGCTGCACCTCCCCCAGACCCAGCCCCTGCAGCATCCCCAGTCCCAGGGCCCGATTATGGGGCCAAGCTGCAGTCTGGCCGCCCAGcactctctgtcctcctcccagGCTGGATCAGTCATCACGCAGGCTTCCTCAGG GCCAGTACCCGGGccgccgtcctccctcctccacatgcggaacagacacagacaaccgCTGCCAGCCTCCTTACCTGGCACCCTGCCAGACCCCGCCATGCAAGGGGCATCTGCGCAGCACATGCCT ATAGAAAAGCAGATGCCGTGTGTGATGGGTATACCAGGTCCTGTACACAGCCcctcctgctccacagctcAG AGATCCAAACAGACACTGGGCCATCATTTCCAACAGCACCATCCAGGGATGGTCGCCATCAACAACCCTGTTACATCCATGGGTCATGTGATGGACATGATGTCACAACGTCATCAGGCGCCTCCGCTCCAACATCCCCACCAtcctcaccatcatcatcctcatcatccacaGCTTGCAGCTCCACCCCTCACTTACCACCAACGATGCCATGCCCCTCCCCCACAGCTCCTGGGAAGCTCCCACGGCCGCCAGCTTCGCCAGCCAGTGAACGCGCCGCACGCTCAGGCTCACCAGTCGCCACCGTCCCACCTGCACCGGGCCTCCCCTCCTGCACCCCCTCTACCTGTGCCCGCACAG ttgTCACCTGTTGCGCAGCAGATGCAGCCCTCCCAGTCGCCACATTCCCAGCATGCAATGCAGGCGAGcagcggctgcggcggcgggGGGGGCGGAGGCCGCCGCAGGAGGACGTCCGAGCAGGACCCCGACGAGCGCAGGCAGAAGTTCCTGGAGCGCAACCGGGCCGCCGCCACCCGGTGCCGCCAGAAGCGGAAGCTGTGGGTGTCGTCGCTGGAGAAGAAGGCGGAGGAGCTGACGCACACGAACCTGCAGCTACAG AACGAGGTGACGTCGTTGAGGTCAGAGGTGGGTCAGCTGAAGCAGATTCTGCTCACACACAAGGACTGTCCGGTCACCGCCCGGCAGAGAAAGGCGGAGGGGTACCCCA CTGCAGGGGTGAGTCCGGGAGGAAGTCCCACCCCTGCATGTCCAGGGTCTCATCTGCAGGCCATCCAACACAACAGCATCTCCACCTCGACAGCTGGAGGTGACACAGGGCACGACCCCCAGTCCGGACAATAG
- the jazf1a gene encoding juxtaposed with another zinc finger protein 1a isoform X2 has protein sequence MTGIAAASFFSNSCRFGGCGLQFESLAELIVHIEDNHIDTDPRVLEKQEQQQPTYLALSYINRFMTDAARREQETMKKKATPKLSLSITGGMSRNSTATPPRHTSGNLTPPVTPPITPSSSFRSSTPTGSEYDEEEVDYEESDSDESWTTESAISSESILSSMCMNGGEEKPFACPVPGCKKRYKNVNGIKYHAKNGHRTQIRVRKPFKCRCGKSYKTSQGLRHHTINFHPPVSTEILRKIQG, from the exons ATGACGGGCATCGCCGCTGCGTCCTTCTTCTCTAATTCCTGCAGGTTCGGGGGCTGCGGTCTGCAGTTCGAGTCTCTCGCCGAGCTCATCGTCCACATCGAGGACAATCACATCG ACACAGATCCACGGGTCTTGGAGAAGCAGGAGCAACAGCAGCCCACTTATCTGGCCTTAAGCTACATcaacag GTTCATGACAGATGCGGCGCGCCGGGAGCAGGAGACCATGAAGAAGAAGGCCACGCCCAAACTGTCCCTGTCCATCACTGGCGGAATGTCCAGGAACAGCACGGCCACGCCCCCTCGCCACACCAGCGGCAACCTGACGCCACCTGTCACCCCCCCCATCaccccttcttcctccttccgcAGCAGCACACCTACAG GCAGCGAgtatgatgaggaggaggtagACTACGAGGAGTCGGACAGCGATGAGTCGTGGACCACAGAAAGCGCCATCAGCTCCGAGTCCATCCTCAGCTCCATGTGCATGAACGGGGGCGAGGAGAAGCCATTTGCCTGCCCCGTCCCTGGCTGCAAGAAGAGATATAAG AATGTGAACGGCATCAAGTACCACGCCAAGAACGGCCACCGCACACAGATCCGTGTGAGGAAACCCTTCAAGTGTCGCTGTGGCAAGAGCTACAAGACCTCGCAGGGCCTGAGACACCATACTATCAACTTCCACCCACCGGTCTCCACGGAGATCCTGCGTAAGATTCAAGGCTAG
- the jazf1a gene encoding juxtaposed with another zinc finger protein 1a isoform X1, with the protein MTGIAAASFFSNSCRFGGCGLQFESLAELIVHIEDNHIDTDPRVLEKQEQQQPTYLALSYINRFMTDAARREQETMKKKATPKLSLSITGGMSRNSTATPPRHTSGNLTPPVTPPITPSSSFRSSTPTGTTGSEYDEEEVDYEESDSDESWTTESAISSESILSSMCMNGGEEKPFACPVPGCKKRYKNVNGIKYHAKNGHRTQIRVRKPFKCRCGKSYKTSQGLRHHTINFHPPVSTEILRKIQG; encoded by the exons ATGACGGGCATCGCCGCTGCGTCCTTCTTCTCTAATTCCTGCAGGTTCGGGGGCTGCGGTCTGCAGTTCGAGTCTCTCGCCGAGCTCATCGTCCACATCGAGGACAATCACATCG ACACAGATCCACGGGTCTTGGAGAAGCAGGAGCAACAGCAGCCCACTTATCTGGCCTTAAGCTACATcaacag GTTCATGACAGATGCGGCGCGCCGGGAGCAGGAGACCATGAAGAAGAAGGCCACGCCCAAACTGTCCCTGTCCATCACTGGCGGAATGTCCAGGAACAGCACGGCCACGCCCCCTCGCCACACCAGCGGCAACCTGACGCCACCTGTCACCCCCCCCATCaccccttcttcctccttccgcAGCAGCACACCTACAGGTACGACAG GCAGCGAgtatgatgaggaggaggtagACTACGAGGAGTCGGACAGCGATGAGTCGTGGACCACAGAAAGCGCCATCAGCTCCGAGTCCATCCTCAGCTCCATGTGCATGAACGGGGGCGAGGAGAAGCCATTTGCCTGCCCCGTCCCTGGCTGCAAGAAGAGATATAAG AATGTGAACGGCATCAAGTACCACGCCAAGAACGGCCACCGCACACAGATCCGTGTGAGGAAACCCTTCAAGTGTCGCTGTGGCAAGAGCTACAAGACCTCGCAGGGCCTGAGACACCATACTATCAACTTCCACCCACCGGTCTCCACGGAGATCCTGCGTAAGATTCAAGGCTAG